In Vicinamibacteria bacterium, a genomic segment contains:
- a CDS encoding DinB family protein, producing MRDTHPPDKHAAHLALVERLARQAEDVRRLTSGLDDTQLATRTIPEKWSLQELVCHMWRVQQVFEGRLKAMLAEEEPALAAYSPDNDVEFEKMAARPASEVRAAFLRDRDHFNARLGELSPAEWHRRGRHPTYPHYDVHFLVEYLAHHEAHHIYQLLERRAPLGPLPH from the coding sequence ATGCGGGACACCCACCCCCCGGACAAGCACGCCGCCCACCTCGCCCTCGTGGAGCGGCTGGCGCGGCAGGCGGAGGACGTGCGCCGGTTGACCTCCGGTCTGGATGACACCCAGCTGGCCACGCGTACCATCCCCGAGAAGTGGTCGCTCCAGGAGCTGGTCTGCCACATGTGGCGGGTGCAGCAGGTCTTCGAGGGCCGGCTCAAGGCCATGCTGGCCGAGGAGGAGCCCGCCTTGGCCGCCTACAGTCCGGACAACGACGTGGAGTTTGAAAAGATGGCGGCCCGTCCCGCCTCCGAGGTTCGGGCCGCTTTCCTCCGCGATCGCGACCATTTCAACGCACGCCTAGGGGAGCTGTCGCCCGCGGAGTGGCACCGCCGGGGCCGCCACCCCACGTATCCGCACTACGACGTTCACTTCCTCGTCGAATACCTGGCTCACCACGAGGCCCACCACATCTACCAGCTGCTCGAACGCCGAGCCCCGCTCGGACCTCTCCCGCACTGA
- a CDS encoding histidine phosphatase family protein — translation MHLLIIRHAIAVPRGTPGIPDADRALTPEGEKKFRQAARGLARIRKRPDALLTSPWRRALQTAEIAAEAWGRIMPTKTPALAGGSFEDLAAALADHSPSSTVALVGHEPHLSALLAKLLGTTHDDRLTFRKGGAALLELPGGLEEGGQLVWYLPPKILRELGA, via the coding sequence ATGCACCTGCTGATCATCCGCCACGCCATCGCCGTCCCCCGGGGAACGCCCGGCATCCCCGACGCGGATCGCGCCCTGACCCCGGAAGGGGAGAAGAAGTTCCGGCAGGCCGCGCGCGGCCTGGCCCGCATCCGGAAGCGGCCCGACGCGCTGCTCACGAGCCCTTGGCGGCGAGCTCTGCAGACGGCGGAGATCGCCGCCGAGGCCTGGGGCCGTATCATGCCCACCAAGACGCCCGCCCTGGCCGGCGGCAGTTTCGAGGACCTGGCCGCCGCTCTCGCCGATCACTCCCCCTCTTCCACGGTCGCGCTCGTCGGCCACGAACCGCACCTCTCGGCCCTCCTGGCCAAGCTGCTGGGCACGACCCACGACGACCGGCTGACCTTCCGCAAGGGCGGGGCCGCCCTTCTCGAGCTGCCCGGAGGGCTGGAGGAGGGCGGGCAACTCGTATGGTACCTGCCCCCCAAGATCCTGCGGGAGCTGGGGGCTTAG
- a CDS encoding CHAD domain-containing protein, producing MPPASPPSQSDRASPLLRQRIRGVFRHLPKGLAGNEESLHQMRVAGRRLRVALPLLARKPSGKRVRRALRILRQLTRAAGTSRDLDVSVDLLQARLRAQGPSPEHSLLQRRLRAARRRSRTRMAEALMDLEIARLRRDLRTIVSQRAEDVFTVLSRLREARDFQGQILLAGFEELGDRFDPVGLHRLRRRARRLRYVAELGDLLRGEESEAPALWKSLQDEIGSIHDHDVLAAWLGGQARAAAARGQEALAALARTEQAAVLDLGSALHRALLGRRPAEVATRALEAMGRPRVATSPMLAG from the coding sequence ATGCCCCCGGCGAGCCCACCTTCCCAGTCCGACCGCGCCTCCCCGCTCCTGAGGCAGCGGATCCGGGGGGTTTTCCGCCACCTGCCCAAGGGCCTAGCCGGGAACGAGGAGTCGCTCCATCAGATGCGGGTGGCGGGACGGCGCCTCCGGGTTGCGCTGCCCCTTCTGGCCCGCAAGCCCTCGGGGAAGCGCGTCCGGCGGGCGCTCCGGATCCTGCGCCAGCTCACCCGCGCCGCAGGCACCAGCCGGGACCTGGACGTGAGCGTAGACCTCCTGCAAGCCCGCCTGCGCGCCCAGGGCCCGAGCCCGGAGCACTCCCTCTTGCAGCGCCGGTTGCGCGCGGCCCGTCGTCGAAGCCGTACCCGCATGGCGGAGGCCCTCATGGACCTGGAGATCGCCCGCCTGCGGCGGGACCTAAGGACCATCGTCAGCCAAAGGGCAGAGGATGTGTTCACGGTCCTCTCTCGACTGCGCGAGGCTCGTGACTTTCAGGGTCAGATCCTGCTCGCGGGTTTTGAGGAGCTCGGGGACCGTTTCGACCCCGTGGGCCTGCACCGGCTGCGGCGGCGGGCCCGCCGGCTCCGTTACGTGGCCGAGCTGGGCGACCTGCTCCGGGGCGAGGAGTCGGAGGCCCCCGCACTCTGGAAGAGCCTGCAGGATGAGATTGGGTCTATCCACGATCACGATGTGCTCGCCGCCTGGCTCGGAGGGCAAGCGCGGGCGGCCGCGGCCCGGGGCCAGGAGGCGCTCGCGGCCCTGGCCCGGACGGAGCAGGCCGCGGTCTTGGACCTCGGGAGCGCCCTCCACCGGGCCCTCCTGGGGCGCCGGCCCGCGGAGGTGGCCACGCGCGCCCTGGAAGCCATGGGACGCCCGCGCGTTGCGACATCACCCATGCTGGCAGGCTAG
- a CDS encoding HD domain-containing protein: MAGPRKRTLSRKSAAPPPPEPVRPLAVVDMGASAIRLLVAEALPGQPVRVLEEASRGVLLGKDTFTHGRLGAATVEATLKALEGFRRIMDTYGVVRYRAVATSAVREAQNRETFLDRVRLRTGIDVEVIDGSEENRLSYLAVRERLRDHEALTGGDALLVAVGGGSADLSFLSKGEPTHSGTYALGSIRMRQNLASWHGSHEQRMRLLRRHIHNVVEDIRREMPLREARHFIAPGGDVRFAASQILGEEVAAVGVPALPKEPFLAFCDQVAADDVDQLVERYRLPLAEAETLVPALLACRELLLETQADQILAPDASLRAGLLLDMVRGEEGHGIEDFSRQVLASAAALGERYRYDAPHAHNVAHLAARLFDELKAEHGLGSRDRLLLKVAALLHDIGIYVNLRGHHKHSQYLLSVSEIFGLSRDDMAVVSNVARYHRRAAPQRSHLPYMSLDSDARVVVNKLAALLRVANALDADHLQKVKDVHVLPEDGGWVLEVEGAGDLTMERLAALSRADQLTEVFGRRLTFREAGVRL, translated from the coding sequence TTGGCGGGGCCCCGCAAAAGGACCCTCAGCCGCAAGAGTGCCGCCCCGCCCCCCCCGGAGCCCGTGCGGCCGCTGGCGGTGGTGGACATGGGCGCGAGCGCGATCCGCTTGCTGGTGGCGGAAGCCCTGCCCGGTCAGCCCGTTCGCGTCCTCGAAGAGGCCTCGCGCGGCGTCCTCCTCGGGAAGGACACCTTCACCCACGGCCGCCTGGGGGCGGCCACGGTGGAGGCGACCCTCAAGGCCTTGGAGGGGTTCCGGCGGATCATGGATACGTATGGAGTCGTGCGCTACCGTGCGGTCGCCACGAGCGCGGTGCGCGAGGCCCAAAACCGCGAGACGTTCCTGGACCGCGTGCGGCTACGCACAGGGATCGACGTGGAGGTCATCGACGGATCGGAGGAGAACCGCCTGTCCTACCTGGCCGTGCGCGAGAGGTTGCGCGACCACGAGGCCCTCACCGGCGGCGACGCCCTCCTGGTGGCGGTGGGGGGGGGCAGCGCGGACCTCTCCTTCCTGTCCAAGGGTGAACCGACCCATTCCGGAACCTACGCCTTGGGCTCCATTCGCATGCGACAGAACCTGGCTTCCTGGCATGGGAGTCACGAGCAGCGCATGAGGCTGCTCCGGCGACACATCCACAACGTAGTGGAGGACATCCGGCGCGAGATGCCGCTGCGCGAGGCGCGGCACTTCATCGCCCCCGGAGGCGACGTGCGGTTTGCGGCCTCCCAGATCCTGGGGGAGGAAGTCGCGGCGGTGGGGGTGCCCGCCTTGCCCAAGGAGCCGTTTCTGGCCTTCTGCGACCAGGTGGCGGCCGACGACGTGGACCAGCTCGTGGAGCGCTACCGGCTCCCCCTGGCGGAGGCGGAGACGCTCGTCCCCGCCCTCCTGGCCTGCCGCGAGCTGCTGCTGGAGACGCAGGCCGACCAGATCTTGGCCCCCGATGCATCCCTGCGGGCCGGCCTGCTCCTGGACATGGTGCGCGGGGAGGAGGGGCATGGCATCGAGGACTTCAGCCGCCAGGTCCTGGCCAGCGCGGCGGCCCTGGGGGAGCGCTATCGCTACGACGCACCCCACGCCCACAACGTAGCCCACCTGGCCGCCCGCCTCTTTGACGAGCTCAAGGCCGAGCACGGCTTGGGCAGCCGGGACCGGCTCCTCTTGAAAGTTGCGGCGCTCTTGCACGACATCGGGATCTACGTGAACCTGCGCGGCCACCACAAGCACTCGCAGTACCTGCTCTCCGTCTCCGAGATCTTCGGCCTCTCCCGCGACGACATGGCGGTGGTCTCGAATGTGGCCCGTTACCACCGGCGGGCCGCGCCCCAGAGGTCCCACCTGCCCTACATGTCCCTGGACAGCGACGCGCGCGTGGTCGTGAACAAGCTGGCTGCCCTCCTGCGTGTGGCCAACGCCCTGGACGCCGACCACCTCCAGAAAGTGAAGGACGTGCACGTGCTGCCCGAGGATGGGGGCTGGGTCCTGGAGGTGGAGGGGGCGGGGGACTTGACCATGGAGCGCCTGGCCGCGCTCTCCCGGGCCGACCAACTGACCGAGGTCTTCGGCCGTCGGCTGACCTTCCGGGAGGCTGGGGTGCGGTTGTGA
- the ppk1 gene encoding polyphosphate kinase 1 has product MKGPSKDRKREPELFLNRELSWLEFNGRVLEEATDPNNPLLERLKFATIVAGNLDEFFMVRVGALKNAVREGDTGADLAGLTPSQQLQQISERAHAMVDRLYEALTGEILPGLGGRGIRILPLEALEPGSRAAVARYFHDEVLPALTPLAIDSSRPFPMLASLSLNLALLLAPEEGEEHTRLAVVQVPARLPRLVRLPGGDGTTYLLLEEILRGELPALFPGQQVRETAVFRIARDSELDLDDEGGRDFLRVVEEELRHRRQSGIVRLEVEAGVGEALLGVLAERLGLEAQDVYRVRGPLDIRALFPLVDLPALEDLRDPPLRPLAAIEPAPADLFALLDQRDLLLHHPYESFDPVISFVTRAAEDPDVLAIKQTLYRTSGDSPVVRALARAAENGKQVTVLVELTARFDEQSNIRWAKSLEEAGAHVIYGIRGYKTHAKICLVVRRGQRGISRYVHLGTGNYNDRTARLYTDFGLMTSESEIGEDASAFFNAITGYSDPPHMKKLTMAPTQLRERILKLIERERQRADAGQAAEIGAKMNALVDEDIIRALYGAARAGVKIRLNVRGICCLRPGVKGVSETIEVVSIVDRFLEHARIFYFRNGGDDEVYLSSADWMPRNLDRRIELLFPVESPEARQKVLSALEAMFQDNVKTRRLQPDGSYKRRRPAKGEEPFRAQIQLYREAQRTLERARVVSGVTLEPLVTPAGKP; this is encoded by the coding sequence GTGAAGGGCCCGTCCAAAGACCGCAAGCGCGAACCGGAGCTGTTCCTGAACCGCGAGCTCTCCTGGCTCGAGTTCAACGGCCGCGTCCTGGAGGAGGCCACCGACCCCAACAACCCCCTCCTGGAGCGGCTGAAGTTCGCCACCATCGTGGCCGGAAACCTGGACGAGTTCTTCATGGTGCGGGTGGGCGCCCTCAAGAACGCGGTCCGGGAGGGGGACACGGGAGCGGACCTGGCCGGGCTCACCCCCAGCCAGCAGCTCCAACAGATCTCGGAGCGGGCCCACGCCATGGTGGACCGGCTCTACGAAGCCTTGACGGGCGAGATTCTGCCGGGGCTGGGGGGGCGGGGGATCCGCATCCTGCCCCTCGAGGCCCTGGAGCCCGGATCCCGGGCGGCCGTCGCCCGCTACTTCCACGACGAGGTGCTGCCCGCCCTCACGCCCCTGGCCATCGACTCCTCCCGCCCCTTTCCCATGCTGGCCAGCCTGAGCCTGAACTTGGCCCTGCTCCTCGCCCCCGAGGAGGGGGAGGAACACACGCGGCTGGCCGTGGTCCAGGTGCCGGCCCGACTCCCGCGGCTGGTGCGGCTGCCCGGGGGGGACGGCACCACCTACCTCCTCCTGGAAGAGATCCTCCGCGGCGAGCTGCCCGCCCTCTTCCCCGGCCAGCAGGTCCGGGAGACCGCGGTGTTCCGCATCGCTCGGGACTCCGAGCTGGACCTGGACGACGAGGGCGGGCGCGACTTCCTCCGGGTCGTGGAGGAGGAGCTCCGCCACCGGCGCCAGAGCGGCATCGTGCGGCTGGAGGTGGAGGCGGGGGTGGGGGAGGCCCTCCTCGGCGTCCTCGCCGAACGCCTGGGACTGGAGGCCCAGGACGTCTATCGCGTGCGGGGGCCCCTGGACATCCGGGCCCTCTTCCCCCTCGTGGACCTGCCCGCCCTCGAGGACCTGCGCGACCCCCCGTTGAGGCCGCTGGCCGCCATAGAGCCCGCCCCCGCGGACCTCTTTGCCCTCCTCGACCAGCGGGACCTCCTCCTCCACCACCCCTACGAGTCCTTCGACCCCGTGATCTCCTTCGTGACGCGGGCGGCGGAGGATCCCGACGTGCTCGCGATCAAGCAGACCCTCTACCGCACGAGCGGTGACTCGCCGGTGGTGCGGGCCCTGGCCCGCGCGGCCGAAAACGGTAAGCAGGTCACGGTTTTGGTGGAGCTCACCGCCCGCTTCGACGAGCAATCCAACATCCGCTGGGCCAAGAGCCTGGAGGAGGCAGGGGCGCACGTGATCTACGGGATCCGTGGCTACAAGACCCACGCCAAGATCTGCCTGGTCGTGCGCCGGGGCCAGAGAGGGATCAGCCGCTACGTGCATTTGGGCACCGGCAACTACAACGACCGCACGGCCCGCCTCTACACGGACTTCGGGCTCATGACCTCCGAGAGCGAGATCGGCGAGGACGCGTCCGCCTTCTTCAACGCCATCACCGGCTACTCCGACCCCCCCCACATGAAGAAGCTGACCATGGCCCCCACCCAGCTCCGAGAGCGGATCCTGAAGCTGATCGAGAGGGAGCGGCAACGGGCGGACGCCGGCCAAGCGGCGGAGATCGGGGCCAAGATGAACGCCCTCGTCGATGAGGACATCATTCGCGCCCTCTACGGGGCGGCGCGGGCGGGGGTAAAGATCCGTCTGAATGTCCGCGGCATCTGCTGCCTGCGACCGGGGGTCAAGGGCGTGAGCGAGACGATCGAGGTGGTCTCCATCGTGGACCGCTTCCTGGAACACGCCCGCATCTTCTACTTCCGGAACGGCGGCGACGACGAGGTCTATCTCTCGAGTGCGGACTGGATGCCCCGGAATCTGGACCGGCGGATCGAGCTGCTCTTCCCCGTGGAATCCCCGGAGGCGCGGCAAAAGGTGCTCTCCGCCCTGGAGGCGATGTTCCAGGACAACGTCAAGACCCGGCGGCTGCAGCCAGACGGCAGCTACAAGCGGCGCCGGCCGGCCAAGGGCGAGGAGCCCTTCCGGGCCCAGATCCAGCTCTATCGCGAGGCCCAACGGACCCTGGAGCGAGCCCGCGTGGTCTCGGGCGTGACCCTCGAGCCCTTGGTCACCCCCGCCGGCAAGCCCTAG
- a CDS encoding DUF309 domain-containing protein yields MEGGPPEPRLSEEERLSLEKGMAQFNDGYFFECHDTLEDLWMGIRGPSRDFFQGLIQVAVGFYHLGNGNRGGALTLLQRGLKRLEKYSDRYCGLELRELRDDLRSWLARIEAGQGFPDGLGGLPKYRSSGPA; encoded by the coding sequence GTGGAGGGCGGCCCTCCGGAACCGCGGCTCAGCGAGGAGGAGCGTCTCAGTCTCGAGAAGGGGATGGCCCAGTTCAACGACGGCTACTTTTTCGAGTGCCACGACACCCTGGAAGACTTGTGGATGGGGATCCGCGGTCCCTCCCGCGACTTCTTCCAAGGCCTCATCCAAGTGGCGGTGGGTTTCTACCACCTGGGCAACGGGAACCGGGGCGGCGCCCTGACCCTGCTCCAACGTGGTCTTAAGCGGCTAGAGAAGTACAGCGACAGGTACTGCGGTCTCGAGCTCAGGGAGTTGCGCGACGACCTTCGATCCTGGCTGGCCCGGATCGAGGCCGGCCAGGGCTTTCCGGATGGGCTGGGCGGCCTTCCCAAGTACCGAAGCTCCGGACCGGCCTGA
- a CDS encoding rhodanese-like domain-containing protein, producing the protein MEFVQFYLGCLAHASYLIGSEGEAAVVDPRRDVDEYLEEARVRRLAIRYVIETHLHADFVSGHRELAERTGAEIVFGARAGAGLPHRAVREGDELRIGTLVLRFLETPGHTPESICILVTDTGVAPEPRMVLTGDTLFIGDVGRPDLVGAKGFAPETMAGMLYDSLHGKILKLPDAVEVYPAHGAGSLCGRNMSSEKSSTIGQERRTNYALQPMSRANFIKMMTADLPEAPSYFPLDVALNRQGAAPLRDHPLPPALAPEMATRLGEQGATFLDVRPASAFGAGHVPRSVNIGLSGQFASWAGTLLPAGHPLLIVGEDEAGVREAVTRLARVGLESVAGYLQGGLAAWDRAGRPVWTLPQITVDELRARVREGRPGLQVVDVRRPGEYAAGHVPGALSRPLDRLEREIGTLDPARPTAVICAGGYRSSAATSLLRPRGFSDLSNVVGGTSAWIAAGYEVETQSDGPKTGP; encoded by the coding sequence ATGGAGTTTGTGCAGTTCTACCTGGGCTGCCTGGCCCACGCCTCTTACTTGATCGGGTCGGAGGGCGAGGCGGCGGTGGTGGACCCGCGGCGTGATGTGGACGAGTACCTCGAGGAGGCGCGGGTGCGGCGCCTTGCCATCCGCTACGTGATCGAGACCCACCTGCACGCGGACTTCGTGAGCGGCCACCGCGAGCTGGCCGAGCGCACGGGGGCCGAGATCGTGTTCGGCGCCCGCGCGGGCGCCGGCCTCCCCCACCGCGCGGTCCGGGAGGGCGACGAGCTGCGGATCGGCACTCTGGTCCTGCGCTTCCTGGAAACGCCGGGGCACACCCCGGAGAGTATCTGCATCCTGGTAACGGACACCGGGGTCGCACCCGAGCCGCGGATGGTCCTCACCGGAGACACTCTTTTCATCGGGGACGTGGGCCGCCCCGACCTGGTGGGGGCCAAGGGCTTCGCTCCCGAGACCATGGCGGGCATGCTTTACGACTCGCTGCACGGGAAGATCTTGAAATTGCCCGACGCGGTCGAGGTCTATCCCGCCCACGGCGCGGGCTCGCTCTGCGGCCGCAATATGTCGAGCGAGAAATCGTCCACCATCGGCCAGGAGCGGCGCACGAACTATGCCCTCCAACCCATGTCAAGGGCCAACTTCATCAAGATGATGACCGCCGACCTACCCGAGGCCCCGTCCTACTTCCCCCTAGACGTCGCTCTCAACCGGCAGGGGGCCGCGCCCCTCCGCGACCATCCCCTGCCGCCAGCCCTGGCTCCGGAGATGGCTACCCGGCTCGGCGAGCAGGGGGCCACCTTCCTTGACGTCCGCCCCGCCTCCGCCTTCGGGGCCGGGCACGTCCCCCGCTCCGTCAACATCGGCCTCTCCGGCCAGTTTGCCTCCTGGGCGGGGACGCTGCTGCCGGCCGGCCACCCCCTCCTGATCGTAGGCGAGGATGAGGCCGGGGTCCGTGAGGCCGTCACGCGCCTGGCCCGGGTCGGGCTCGAGAGCGTGGCGGGCTACCTCCAAGGTGGGCTGGCCGCCTGGGACCGCGCGGGACGGCCGGTATGGACGCTCCCCCAGATCACGGTCGACGAGCTGCGAGCGCGTGTCCGCGAGGGGCGGCCGGGCCTGCAGGTGGTGGACGTGCGGCGGCCCGGGGAGTATGCGGCGGGGCACGTCCCCGGCGCGCTCAGCCGGCCGCTCGACCGGCTCGAGCGAGAGATCGGCACCCTCGACCCGGCCCGCCCCACGGCCGTGATCTGCGCCGGCGGCTACCGTTCGAGTGCCGCCACCAGCCTGTTGCGCCCCCGGGGCTTTAGCGACCTCAGCAACGTGGTGGGCGGGACCAGCGCCTGGATCGCCGCCGGATACGAGGTCGAGACCCAGTCGGACGGGCCCAAGACCGGGCCCTGA
- a CDS encoding inorganic phosphate transporter codes for MLPETWVLVFIILVALTFDFLNGFHDAANSIATVVSTRVLSPQRAVLWAAFFNFVAAFVLGTGVAKTMGKGMIDLSIVTEEVILAGLLGAIAWNLITWYYGLPVSSSHALIGGYAGAAVAKAGFIAILPGGWTKTLIFIILAPLIGMFLAFLLMVSMTWIFRRWRPFQLDQLFRRLQLVSAGLYSLGHGGNDAQKTMGIVTGLLVTAGRLKTFEVPLWVVLISHAAIALGTMFGGWRIVKTMGTRITKLQPFGGFCAEASGALTLMGATLSGIPVSTTHTITGAIIGVGATRRLSAVKWGVAQRIVWAWVLTIPLSAAMSALSYRALLLFW; via the coding sequence ATGCTTCCCGAAACCTGGGTTCTCGTCTTCATCATCTTGGTCGCCCTTACCTTCGACTTCCTCAACGGCTTCCACGACGCTGCCAACTCCATCGCGACCGTGGTCTCGACCCGGGTCCTCTCCCCCCAGAGGGCCGTGCTGTGGGCGGCCTTCTTCAACTTCGTGGCCGCTTTCGTGCTCGGAACAGGGGTGGCCAAGACCATGGGCAAAGGAATGATCGACTTGAGCATCGTGACCGAGGAGGTGATCCTGGCCGGCCTACTGGGGGCTATCGCCTGGAACCTCATCACCTGGTACTACGGCCTTCCCGTCTCGTCGTCTCACGCGCTGATCGGCGGCTACGCGGGGGCGGCGGTGGCGAAGGCCGGATTCATCGCCATCCTGCCCGGGGGCTGGACGAAGACGCTCATATTCATCATCTTAGCGCCGCTCATCGGTATGTTCTTGGCCTTTCTTTTGATGGTCTCCATGACCTGGATCTTCCGGCGCTGGCGCCCTTTCCAGCTGGACCAGCTCTTCCGCCGGTTGCAGCTCGTTTCCGCCGGCCTTTACAGCCTCGGCCATGGGGGCAACGACGCCCAGAAGACCATGGGGATCGTCACTGGCCTGCTCGTGACCGCTGGGCGCTTGAAGACCTTCGAGGTCCCGCTGTGGGTCGTGCTCATCTCTCACGCCGCGATTGCCTTGGGGACGATGTTCGGGGGCTGGCGGATCGTGAAGACGATGGGGACCAGGATCACGAAGCTCCAGCCCTTCGGAGGGTTCTGCGCCGAGGCCTCGGGCGCCCTAACCCTCATGGGAGCAACCCTGAGCGGCATTCCGGTCTCCACGACCCACACCATCACCGGCGCGATCATTGGCGTTGGCGCCACCCGCCGGCTCTCGGCCGTGAAGTGGGGGGTCGCCCAGCGCATTGTCTGGGCCTGGGTTCTCACCATCCCCCTTTCCGCGGCCATGTCTGCGCTCTCCTACCGCGCTCTTCTTTTGTTCTGGTAG
- a CDS encoding DUF47 family protein, which produces MKADQVIRWFMPKEERFHELLAKDTQTLLRAARLFSEISNAASLEERRVKTVQLKALEHEGDQTTRQIFEALNSTFITPLDREDIRSLAKDLDDILDYLESVAQYLVLFELEESPEALRQFADIIVGMTVEIDRATTMVWDLNNERKIHESIVRISELENQGDALYGTVIADLFKTGGRDSIKILKWKEVYDGLEEACDACKDYTHVLGNVVIKST; this is translated from the coding sequence ATGAAGGCTGACCAAGTGATCCGCTGGTTCATGCCCAAGGAGGAACGATTTCACGAACTCCTCGCCAAGGACACTCAGACCCTGCTGCGGGCGGCCCGTCTTTTCTCGGAGATCTCCAACGCAGCCAGTCTGGAGGAGCGCCGCGTCAAGACCGTCCAGCTCAAGGCTCTAGAGCACGAAGGCGACCAGACCACGCGCCAGATCTTTGAGGCCTTGAACTCCACGTTCATAACGCCCCTCGACCGCGAGGACATCCGCTCCCTGGCCAAAGATCTTGACGACATACTCGACTACTTGGAGAGCGTGGCCCAATACCTCGTGCTCTTCGAGCTGGAGGAGTCCCCGGAGGCCCTCCGCCAGTTCGCGGACATCATCGTAGGGATGACGGTCGAGATCGACCGGGCCACGACCATGGTCTGGGACCTAAACAACGAACGAAAAATCCATGAATCCATCGTGCGCATCTCGGAGCTTGAAAACCAGGGGGACGCCCTCTACGGAACAGTGATCGCGGACCTCTTTAAGACGGGCGGCCGGGACTCCATCAAGATCTTGAAATGGAAGGAGGTCTACGACGGGCTGGAGGAGGCCTGCGACGCCTGCAAGGACTACACACACGTCCTCGGCAACGTCGTCATTAAGAGCACCTGA